A genomic segment from uncultured Alistipes sp. encodes:
- a CDS encoding sodium-dependent transporter, with protein MNHLHNRATLGGKLSAVLVAAGSSVGLGNIWRFPYVAGDNGGGAFLVIYILCVLLLGLPLMLAEFSVGRATHRNAVGAYRSLDKRWSFLGYNGVLAAFLILGFYFVVSGWTAEYMVHSVTGSLAKYATVEEYRTVFENFIQNPWRPVLYTLLFALATHFVIALGVQKGIERSAKVLMPLLFVVLIALAIHSLLMPGGGEGFRFFFKPDFSKVTPSTVLVALGQAFFSLSIGIGTMVTYASYFKPETNLRHTALNVTILDTLVAILAGVVIFPAVFSVGIEPSSGPSLVFITLPSIFNGMPLSMVWSTVFFLLLVVAALTSTISLHEVITAYCHEEWHMSRRAAAWTTTAATSLLGIAASLSVGLLSGWKLFGLNLFDLLDYLTANIMLPVGGFFTCIFVGWKLDRQVLKDQITNNGALKFRIYRTFIFLLRYLCPIVMLMVFLDNLGVF; from the coding sequence ATGAACCATTTGCACAATCGTGCCACGCTGGGAGGGAAACTGAGTGCCGTCCTGGTCGCAGCGGGAAGTTCCGTGGGACTGGGCAACATCTGGCGGTTTCCCTACGTCGCCGGAGACAACGGAGGCGGAGCCTTTCTGGTGATCTATATCCTCTGCGTCCTGCTGCTGGGCCTGCCGCTCATGCTCGCCGAATTCTCCGTCGGACGCGCCACGCACCGCAATGCCGTCGGGGCCTACCGCTCGCTCGACAAACGCTGGAGTTTCCTCGGATACAACGGCGTACTGGCAGCCTTCCTCATCCTGGGGTTCTATTTCGTCGTGTCGGGCTGGACCGCCGAATACATGGTCCACTCGGTGACGGGCAGTCTGGCAAAATACGCCACGGTCGAGGAGTACAGGACGGTCTTCGAGAACTTCATCCAGAATCCGTGGCGTCCGGTGCTCTACACGCTGCTCTTCGCCCTGGCCACCCACTTCGTCATCGCCCTCGGCGTGCAGAAGGGAATCGAACGCTCGGCCAAAGTCCTGATGCCGCTGCTCTTCGTCGTTCTGATCGCCCTGGCGATCCACTCGCTGCTGATGCCCGGCGGTGGAGAGGGTTTCCGGTTCTTCTTCAAGCCCGATTTTTCGAAGGTTACCCCTTCGACGGTCCTCGTAGCGCTCGGGCAGGCCTTCTTCTCGCTCTCGATCGGCATCGGGACCATGGTCACCTACGCCTCCTACTTCAAACCCGAAACCAACCTGCGCCATACGGCCCTGAATGTCACGATCCTCGATACGCTGGTCGCCATACTGGCCGGTGTGGTGATCTTCCCGGCGGTCTTCAGCGTCGGGATCGAACCCTCGTCGGGACCTTCGCTGGTCTTCATCACCCTGCCCAGCATCTTCAACGGAATGCCGCTGAGCATGGTCTGGTCGACGGTATTCTTTCTGCTGCTGGTCGTTGCGGCGCTCACCTCAACGATCTCCTTACATGAGGTAATCACGGCTTACTGCCACGAAGAGTGGCACATGAGCCGCCGGGCCGCAGCCTGGACCACCACCGCCGCTACCTCGCTGTTGGGAATCGCCGCCTCGCTGTCGGTCGGCCTGCTAAGCGGGTGGAAACTGTTCGGGCTCAACCTCTTCGACCTGCTGGACTACCTCACGGCCAATATCATGCTGCCCGTCGGCGGATTCTTCACCTGCATCTTCGTCGGTTGGAAACTCGACCGGCAGGTGCTCAAGGATCAGATCACCAACAACGGAGCCTTGAAATTCCGGATTTACCGAACCTTCATCTTCCTGTTGCGCTATCTCTGCCCCATCGTGATGCTGATGGTCTTCCTCGACAATCTGGGCGTCTTTTAA
- a CDS encoding tetratricopeptide repeat protein: protein MAKKNVAEPETLGEAMNKTEIFFEKNGRMMSYIFLGLLILAALIFGYRSLLVQPRAEKAAEMIAEAQNRFDSETPDFELALQGDANGAGFLDVIEQYGSTPSGNLAKHYAGICYLRTGDLENAAKYLAKYSPVKGIPGSLINAQNYGLQGDVAVEQQNYAQAVKFYEKAVQAADNNMTTPMYLRKAGLAEQAQGNHAAAAAYYERILTSYPASMEARDAEKLLGSVK, encoded by the coding sequence GGTGAAGCAATGAACAAAACGGAGATCTTTTTCGAGAAGAACGGCCGCATGATGTCCTACATTTTCCTGGGACTTTTGATTCTTGCGGCCTTGATTTTCGGTTATCGGTCGCTGCTCGTCCAGCCCCGTGCGGAGAAGGCCGCGGAGATGATTGCCGAAGCCCAGAACCGTTTTGACAGTGAAACCCCGGATTTCGAACTCGCCTTGCAGGGCGATGCCAACGGCGCGGGCTTCCTGGATGTGATCGAGCAGTACGGTTCGACGCCTTCGGGGAACCTGGCGAAGCACTATGCGGGGATCTGCTACCTACGGACGGGGGACCTGGAGAATGCCGCGAAGTACCTGGCCAAATACTCGCCGGTGAAGGGAATCCCGGGATCGCTGATCAACGCCCAGAACTACGGGCTGCAGGGCGATGTGGCGGTCGAGCAGCAGAACTACGCCCAGGCGGTGAAATTCTATGAGAAGGCCGTGCAGGCTGCCGACAACAACATGACGACGCCGATGTACCTTCGCAAGGCGGGCCTCGCCGAGCAGGCGCAGGGTAACCATGCTGCGGCTGCAGCCTACTACGAGCGGATCCTGACCTCGTATCCCGCTTCGATGGAGGCCCGGGATGCCGAGAAACTGCTGGGCAGTGTCAAATAA
- the ribH gene encoding 6,7-dimethyl-8-ribityllumazine synthase — translation MATRNHNLSKFDSPLPSAADMRFGIVVAEWNREVTEALLEGAVRTLRAAGCPDMNIQVKYVPGTFELSLGAQFFAEYTDVDAVIALGCVIQGDTRHFDFICQGVTQGITQLQIQWNMPIAFGVLTVNDMQQALDRCGGRLGNKGDEAAATAINMVKLQIDMEAASPEKEPDRRNIN, via the coding sequence ATGGCAACCCGGAATCACAATCTTTCGAAATTCGACTCTCCGCTGCCTTCGGCTGCGGACATGCGCTTCGGGATCGTCGTCGCGGAGTGGAACCGTGAGGTGACCGAGGCGTTGCTGGAGGGAGCCGTGCGGACGTTGCGGGCTGCGGGGTGTCCGGACATGAACATTCAGGTGAAATATGTCCCCGGCACCTTTGAGCTCTCGCTCGGAGCGCAATTCTTCGCCGAATATACGGATGTCGATGCGGTGATCGCCCTGGGGTGTGTCATCCAGGGGGATACGCGGCATTTCGACTTCATCTGCCAGGGGGTCACCCAGGGAATTACGCAGCTGCAGATCCAGTGGAACATGCCGATTGCCTTCGGCGTGCTGACGGTCAACGACATGCAGCAGGCTCTGGACCGTTGCGGAGGCCGTCTCGGCAACAAGGGTGACGAAGCGGCTGCTACGGCGATCAACATGGTGAAGCTGCAGATCGACATGGAGGCCGCCTCTCCGGAGAAGGAGCCCGACCGCCGCAACATCAATTGA
- the tyrS gene encoding tyrosine--tRNA ligase, with product MATKNFIEELEWRGMIHTIMPGAEEQLQKEMTTAYLGIDPTADSLHIGHLVGVMILKHFQMCGHRPLALVGGATGMIGDPSGKSQERNLLDEATLRHNQEAIKAQLAKLLDFDSDAPNAARMVNNYDWMKEFTFLDFIRDIGKCITVNYMMAKDSVKKRFNGEGDGMSFTEFTYQLVQGYDFLHLYQTMNCKIQLGGADQWGNITTGTELIRRKLGPEAEAYAITCPLITKADGTKFGKTESGNVWLDPRYTSPYKFYQFWLNVSDEDAKRYIKIFTLLDRETIESLIAEHDAAPHLRVLQKRLAQEITTMIHSKEEYEKAVEASNILFGGATSEALRRLDEATLLQVFEGVPQFRVARTELEAGVAFVDLCAEKTQIFASKGECRKMIQGGGVSMNREKIADPMRAVTADDLIAGKYLLVQRGKKNYYLVIAE from the coding sequence ATGGCGACGAAAAACTTTATCGAAGAACTCGAATGGCGCGGCATGATCCACACGATCATGCCCGGCGCCGAAGAACAACTGCAGAAAGAGATGACGACGGCCTACCTGGGTATCGACCCCACGGCCGACTCGCTCCATATCGGGCACCTCGTGGGTGTGATGATCCTCAAGCACTTCCAGATGTGCGGACACCGCCCGCTGGCCCTCGTGGGCGGTGCGACGGGCATGATCGGCGACCCCTCGGGCAAGTCCCAGGAGCGCAACCTGCTCGACGAAGCCACCCTGCGGCACAACCAGGAGGCCATCAAGGCCCAGCTGGCGAAACTCCTCGACTTCGACTCCGACGCCCCGAACGCCGCCCGCATGGTCAACAACTACGACTGGATGAAGGAATTCACGTTCCTGGATTTCATCCGCGACATCGGCAAGTGCATCACCGTCAACTACATGATGGCCAAGGATTCGGTCAAGAAGCGCTTCAACGGCGAGGGTGACGGCATGTCGTTCACCGAATTCACCTACCAGCTGGTCCAGGGCTACGACTTCCTGCACCTCTACCAGACGATGAACTGCAAGATCCAGCTCGGAGGCGCCGACCAGTGGGGCAACATCACCACCGGCACGGAGCTCATCCGCCGCAAACTGGGCCCCGAAGCCGAAGCCTACGCCATCACCTGCCCGCTCATCACGAAGGCCGACGGCACGAAATTCGGCAAGACCGAGAGCGGCAACGTCTGGCTCGACCCGCGCTACACGTCGCCCTACAAGTTCTACCAGTTCTGGCTCAACGTCAGCGACGAGGATGCCAAACGCTATATCAAGATCTTCACGCTGCTCGACCGCGAGACCATCGAATCTCTCATCGCCGAGCACGACGCCGCCCCGCACCTGCGCGTGCTGCAGAAACGGCTGGCTCAGGAGATCACCACGATGATCCACTCGAAGGAGGAGTACGAAAAGGCCGTCGAGGCGTCGAACATCCTCTTCGGCGGCGCCACCTCCGAGGCGCTGCGCCGCCTCGACGAAGCGACGCTCCTCCAGGTCTTCGAGGGCGTGCCGCAGTTCCGCGTGGCCCGCACGGAGCTGGAGGCGGGAGTTGCCTTCGTGGACCTCTGCGCCGAGAAGACGCAGATCTTCGCCTCGAAGGGCGAGTGCCGCAAGATGATCCAGGGCGGCGGCGTCTCGATGAACCGCGAGAAGATCGCCGACCCGATGCGTGCGGTGACGGCCGACGACCTGATTGCCGGGAAGTACCTGCTCGTGCAGCGCGGCAAAAAGAACTATTATCTGGTAATTGCCGAATAA
- the folB gene encoding dihydroneopterin aldolase: MEYRIVLQRMEFRALHGCYELERKVGNRFTVDVEITADLGDVAAGDSVEKAVNYLSVYEVVRQQMAVTQRTIERVAMNIIDAIHAGFPQVRHVKCTVSKLAPPLGGKLERVSVVLEK, from the coding sequence ATGGAGTACCGCATCGTCCTGCAACGCATGGAGTTTCGGGCGCTGCACGGCTGCTACGAACTGGAGCGCAAGGTCGGGAACCGCTTCACGGTCGACGTGGAGATCACCGCGGATCTGGGAGACGTGGCCGCCGGGGACAGCGTCGAAAAGGCCGTGAACTACCTCTCGGTTTACGAGGTGGTCAGGCAGCAGATGGCCGTCACGCAGCGCACGATCGAACGCGTCGCCATGAACATCATCGATGCGATCCATGCCGGATTTCCGCAGGTCCGGCACGTGAAATGCACGGTTTCGAAACTGGCTCCGCCCCTGGGCGGGAAGCTGGAACGGGTCAGCGTCGTTCTGGAAAAATAA